From a region of the Actinomadura luzonensis genome:
- a CDS encoding LCP family protein gives MSVGLTAVLVAGALGGYAYYRSIFSGIDQEDIVVDATRPPETGALNVLLVGSDSREGDNKKYGPKSQGLGERTDTIMLLHISPNRDKATMISFPRDSMVQVPECRARNGTVIAPGVRQINSAFNDGGINCTIKTLESLTNIKINHFVKVDFTGFKGIVDALGGIEICLPKPVNDPKAKLVLGAGRHVVTGEQALGYVRTRYTLGDGSDLSRIQRQQVFLTKVLEKATDGGLLTNPVKLNGFLRSAAAAVTVDSGLTPERMLEIANSVKGLTAKELKGITVPVEAYPADKNRVQFSEPAARDFFAAVRDDVEVTATPTPGKAAGPKIEHGQVRVQVLNGTGEQGKALQVADELSAQGFAVVQVGNAPTTAATAIRYARKDAADGPAYGDVVAARLSKDKRTPVAGKIAPVRTDPYRSKVAVPKSGPVIQLVIGTDWPGVRVLSAIPDSLKDKVVDVNTNPCK, from the coding sequence GTGAGCGTCGGGCTGACGGCGGTGCTGGTGGCCGGCGCGCTGGGCGGCTACGCGTACTACCGCAGCATCTTCAGCGGCATCGACCAGGAGGACATCGTGGTCGACGCGACCCGGCCGCCTGAGACCGGGGCGCTCAACGTGCTGCTCGTCGGCTCCGACTCGCGCGAGGGCGACAACAAGAAGTACGGCCCCAAGTCGCAGGGACTGGGGGAGCGCACCGACACGATCATGTTGCTGCACATCTCCCCGAACCGGGACAAGGCCACCATGATCAGTTTCCCGCGCGACTCCATGGTGCAGGTGCCCGAGTGCCGGGCCCGCAACGGCACCGTGATCGCGCCCGGCGTCCGCCAGATCAACTCCGCCTTCAACGACGGCGGCATCAACTGCACGATCAAGACGCTGGAGTCGCTGACCAACATCAAGATCAACCACTTCGTCAAGGTCGACTTCACCGGCTTCAAGGGCATCGTGGACGCCCTCGGCGGCATCGAGATCTGCCTGCCCAAGCCGGTCAACGACCCCAAGGCGAAGCTGGTGCTCGGCGCGGGCCGGCACGTGGTCACCGGCGAGCAGGCCCTCGGCTACGTGCGCACCCGCTACACCCTCGGCGACGGCAGCGACCTCAGCCGCATCCAGCGCCAGCAGGTCTTCCTCACGAAGGTGCTGGAGAAGGCCACCGACGGCGGGCTGCTCACCAACCCGGTCAAGCTCAACGGGTTCCTGCGCTCGGCGGCCGCCGCCGTCACCGTGGACAGCGGGCTCACGCCCGAGCGCATGCTGGAGATAGCCAACAGCGTCAAGGGGCTGACGGCCAAGGAGCTGAAGGGCATCACGGTGCCGGTGGAGGCGTACCCGGCGGACAAGAACCGGGTGCAGTTCAGCGAGCCGGCCGCGCGCGACTTCTTCGCGGCCGTGCGCGACGACGTCGAGGTCACCGCCACCCCCACGCCCGGCAAGGCGGCCGGGCCGAAGATCGAGCACGGCCAGGTGCGGGTGCAGGTGCTCAACGGCACCGGCGAGCAGGGCAAGGCGCTGCAGGTGGCCGACGAGCTGAGCGCGCAGGGCTTCGCGGTCGTCCAGGTCGGCAACGCGCCGACCACCGCCGCCACCGCGATCCGCTACGCCAGGAAGGACGCCGCGGACGGGCCGGCGTACGGGGACGTGGTGGCCGCGCGGCTGTCGAAGGACAAGCGCACGCCGGTGGCGGGCAAGATCGCGCCGGTGCGGACGGACCCGTACCGGTCGAAGGTGGCCGTGCCGAAGAGCGGGCCGGTCATCCAGCTGGTCATCGGGACGGACTGGCCGGGGGTGCGGGTGTTGTCGGCGATCCCCGACTCCCTCAAGGACAAAGTGGTGGACGTCAACACCAACCCCTGCAAGTAG
- a CDS encoding PEP/pyruvate-binding domain-containing protein, whose product MKTALDFTEIDGGMLAEAGGKAANLGELTRAGLPVPPGWVLTTEAYREAATGLDLRPEGLAERARAHLLTAPVPEAVRETIVTRYAALGDDVPVAVRSSATAEDLPFASFAGQQDTFLNVVGADAVVEAVRRCWASLWTDRAVAYRETNGIDHAAVRLAVVVQTMVDARVAGVMFTANPVTGRRREAVIDASPGLGEAVVSGAVNPDRFVVHEGRVLDRHAGDKRVAVRPLPGGGTERVETAPEGSGGSGAEGFCLTDAEVLRLAELGRRVEDHYGAPQDTEWAIDGDGRIWLTQARPITTLYPLPETTRPGLRVYFSVNVVQGVMGPLTPMGLSAFRLLSAGGAGLAGFGPADPLDGAPFMAVSGQRVWLDLTAAVRSRPGRAILPRALALGEARGVALVHRLFEDPRLAPVHASRRPFLRGLARFARRVRVPSRAALALTSPGRALAYTRQVGAVLDRRLRVPATATPAQRLDHAERLLTGTFPAIISVMPIVVTGYGLFALAARLSGLPLAELQDVLRSVPHNPTTEMDLELWHLATRVEPEPFRELTVDELVRRYQAGELPPLAQRGVAAFLATYGHRGVAEIDLGVPRWSEEPAHILGALANYLRMDGDSALAPAALFAKGEAQAREAVGRVAAAARLRGRWRAPVVRFALGRTRAYAGLRELPKFYLVKTLAGVRSSLLAVGEHLAGQGVLAAPGDVFFLDLREARAALDGGDLRELVAGRRAAYEREQRRRHVPRMLLSDGTEPEALAAPAAEGALTGTAASAGTVTGRARVVLDPVGAHLEPGEILVCPSTDPGWTPLFLTAGGLVMEMGGAMSHGAVVAREYGIPAVVGVPDATHRITTGQEIEINGAAGTVTLS is encoded by the coding sequence ATGAAGACGGCACTGGACTTCACCGAGATCGACGGCGGCATGCTCGCCGAGGCCGGCGGCAAGGCCGCGAACCTCGGCGAGCTCACCCGGGCCGGGCTGCCCGTCCCGCCCGGCTGGGTGCTCACCACCGAGGCCTACCGCGAGGCCGCCACCGGCCTCGACCTCCGCCCCGAGGGGCTGGCCGAGCGCGCCCGCGCGCATCTGCTCACCGCCCCCGTGCCGGAGGCCGTGCGCGAGACCATCGTCACGCGCTACGCCGCGCTCGGCGACGACGTCCCGGTGGCGGTGCGCTCGTCGGCCACCGCCGAGGACCTGCCGTTCGCCAGCTTCGCCGGCCAGCAGGACACCTTCCTCAACGTCGTGGGGGCCGACGCCGTCGTGGAGGCCGTGCGCCGCTGCTGGGCCTCGCTGTGGACCGACCGCGCGGTGGCCTACCGCGAGACCAACGGCATCGACCACGCCGCCGTCCGCCTCGCCGTGGTCGTCCAGACGATGGTGGACGCGCGGGTGGCGGGCGTCATGTTCACCGCGAACCCGGTCACCGGGCGGCGGCGCGAGGCCGTCATCGACGCGAGCCCCGGGCTCGGCGAGGCCGTCGTCTCCGGCGCGGTCAACCCCGACCGCTTCGTCGTGCACGAGGGACGCGTCCTCGACCGGCACGCCGGCGACAAGCGGGTGGCCGTCCGGCCATTGCCGGGCGGCGGCACCGAGCGCGTCGAGACCGCCCCCGAGGGGTCCGGGGGATCCGGCGCCGAGGGGTTCTGCCTGACCGACGCCGAGGTGCTGCGCCTGGCCGAGCTGGGCCGCCGCGTCGAGGACCACTACGGCGCCCCGCAGGACACCGAATGGGCGATCGACGGCGACGGCCGGATCTGGCTCACCCAGGCCCGGCCGATCACCACGCTCTACCCGCTGCCCGAGACCACCCGGCCCGGCCTGCGGGTCTACTTCTCGGTCAACGTCGTGCAGGGCGTCATGGGGCCGCTCACGCCGATGGGCCTGTCGGCGTTCCGGCTGCTCAGCGCGGGCGGGGCGGGCCTGGCCGGGTTCGGGCCGGCCGATCCGCTCGACGGCGCGCCGTTCATGGCCGTGTCGGGGCAGCGGGTGTGGCTGGACCTGACCGCCGCCGTGCGCAGCCGTCCTGGCCGGGCGATCCTGCCGCGCGCCCTCGCGCTCGGCGAGGCCCGCGGCGTCGCCCTCGTGCACCGGCTGTTCGAGGACCCGCGGCTCGCGCCCGTCCACGCCTCGCGCCGCCCGTTCCTGCGCGGCCTGGCCCGCTTCGCCCGCCGCGTCCGCGTGCCCTCCCGGGCGGCGCTGGCGCTGACCTCGCCGGGCCGGGCGCTGGCCTACACCCGGCAGGTCGGCGCGGTGCTCGACCGGCGGCTGCGGGTGCCCGCCACCGCGACCCCCGCCCAGCGGCTCGACCACGCCGAGCGGCTGCTGACCGGCACGTTCCCGGCGATCATCTCGGTCATGCCGATCGTGGTCACCGGCTACGGGCTGTTCGCGCTCGCCGCCCGGCTCTCCGGCCTGCCGCTGGCCGAGCTGCAGGACGTGCTCCGCAGCGTCCCGCACAACCCCACCACCGAGATGGACCTGGAGCTGTGGCACCTCGCCACCCGCGTCGAGCCGGAGCCGTTCCGGGAGCTGACGGTGGACGAGCTGGTCCGCCGCTACCAGGCGGGCGAGCTGCCGCCCCTCGCGCAGCGCGGCGTCGCCGCCTTCCTCGCCACGTACGGCCACCGCGGCGTCGCCGAGATCGACCTCGGCGTGCCCCGCTGGTCCGAGGAGCCCGCCCACATCCTCGGCGCGCTCGCCAACTACCTGCGCATGGACGGCGACTCCGCCCTCGCGCCCGCCGCGCTGTTCGCCAAGGGGGAGGCGCAGGCGCGCGAGGCCGTGGGCCGGGTGGCCGCCGCGGCCCGCCTGCGGGGCCGCTGGCGGGCACCGGTCGTGCGCTTCGCGCTGGGACGCACCAGGGCGTACGCGGGCCTGCGCGAGCTGCCCAAGTTCTACCTGGTCAAGACGCTCGCCGGGGTGCGGAGCAGCCTGCTCGCCGTGGGCGAGCACCTGGCCGGGCAGGGCGTGCTGGCCGCGCCCGGCGACGTGTTCTTCCTCGACCTCCGCGAGGCCAGGGCCGCCCTGGACGGCGGCGACCTGCGCGAGCTGGTGGCCGGGCGGCGGGCCGCGTACGAGCGGGAGCAGCGCCGCCGGCACGTGCCCCGGATGCTGCTGTCCGACGGCACCGAGCCCGAGGCCCTGGCCGCGCCGGCCGCGGAGGGGGCGCTCACCGGCACCGCCGCCTCGGCCGGCACCGTCACCGGCCGCGCCCGCGTCGTGCTCGACCCGGTCGGGGCGCACCTGGAGCCCGGCGAGATCCTGGTGTGCCCCTCCACCGACCCGGGCTGGACGCCGCTGTTTTTGACGGCGGGCGGGCTGGTCATGGAGATGGGCGGGGCCATGTCGCACGGCGCGGTGGTGGCCCGCGAGTACGGCATCCCGGCCGTCGTCGGCGTGCCCGACGCCACCCACCGGATCACCACCGGCCAGGAGATCGAGATCAACGGCGCGGCCGGCACCGTGACGCTGTCATGA
- a CDS encoding thiolase family protein, with the protein MFVDGVRTPFGRSGPKGLYAETRADDLVVRVVRELMRRNPGLPPERVDEVAIAATTQIGDQGLTIGRSAAVLAGLPKTVPGYAVDRMCAGAMTAVTTVAGGIAFGAYDVAIAGGVEHMGRHPMGEGVDPNPRFLSEKLVDPSALVMGMTAENLHDRYPGISKERADAYAVLSQEKAAKAYADGKIQPDLVPTAVRTAEKGWGLAVEDEAPRPGTTMEALAGLKTPFRPHGHVTAGNSSGINDGATGCVVAAREVAGELGLTPKMRLVSYAFAGVDPEVMGVGPIPSTERALRLAGLDIADIGLFEINEAFAVQVLAFLDHFGIADDDPRVNAYGGAIAYGHPLASSGVRLMTQLARQFGERPEVRYGITTMCVGMGMGGTVIWENLA; encoded by the coding sequence GTGTTCGTCGACGGCGTTCGCACGCCTTTCGGCAGGTCAGGGCCAAAGGGACTGTACGCCGAGACCCGCGCCGACGACCTGGTCGTCCGGGTCGTCCGCGAGCTCATGAGGCGCAACCCCGGCCTGCCGCCCGAGCGCGTGGACGAGGTCGCCATCGCCGCGACCACCCAGATCGGCGACCAGGGCCTGACCATCGGCCGCTCGGCCGCGGTGCTGGCCGGGCTGCCCAAGACCGTGCCCGGCTACGCCGTCGACCGCATGTGCGCGGGCGCGATGACCGCGGTCACGACGGTCGCCGGCGGCATCGCGTTCGGCGCCTACGACGTGGCCATCGCGGGCGGCGTCGAGCACATGGGCCGCCACCCGATGGGCGAGGGCGTCGACCCCAACCCGCGTTTCCTGTCGGAGAAGCTGGTCGACCCGAGCGCCCTGGTCATGGGCATGACGGCGGAGAACCTGCACGACCGCTACCCCGGCATCAGCAAGGAGCGCGCGGACGCCTACGCCGTCCTGTCGCAGGAGAAGGCGGCCAAGGCGTACGCCGACGGCAAGATCCAGCCCGACCTGGTCCCCACGGCCGTCAGGACCGCCGAGAAGGGCTGGGGCCTCGCCGTCGAGGACGAGGCGCCCCGGCCGGGCACCACGATGGAGGCGCTGGCGGGGCTCAAGACGCCGTTCCGGCCGCACGGCCACGTCACGGCGGGCAACTCCTCCGGCATCAACGACGGCGCCACCGGCTGCGTCGTGGCCGCCCGCGAGGTGGCCGGTGAGCTGGGCCTGACCCCGAAGATGCGGCTGGTGTCGTACGCGTTCGCGGGCGTGGACCCCGAGGTGATGGGCGTCGGCCCGATCCCGTCCACCGAGCGCGCGCTGCGCCTGGCCGGGCTCGACATCGCCGACATCGGGCTGTTCGAGATCAACGAGGCGTTCGCCGTCCAGGTGCTGGCCTTCCTCGACCACTTCGGCATCGCCGACGACGACCCCCGCGTCAACGCCTACGGCGGCGCCATCGCCTACGGCCACCCGCTGGCCTCCTCGGGCGTGCGGCTGATGACGCAGCTCGCCCGGCAGTTCGGCGAGCGTCCCGAGGTGCGTTACGGCATCACCACCATGTGCGTCGGCATGGGCATGGGCGGCACTGTGATCTGGGAGAACCTGGCGTGA
- a CDS encoding sugar phosphate isomerase/epimerase family protein: MKLAVSTLGMPGEGLDRAVEIAAFHGCQGLELRLHPDTGVHAGLDAAGRRSVRARVAAAGLEIAALAGYVRICEPGPDEPVTEALLADLRLAADLGAPGVRVFPRGEDAAIGARRLQAVSGAAAELGVRVLVETHDAMATCAAVAGLLDAAGLPGVTGAIWDLLHPWRHGESPADSLAALGPHLAYVQIKDAVSAADTTPVPLGTGSVPLEEAGALLRAAGYAGWASLEWERTWYPHVAPVEEILPGAAVWVRRFTG; this comes from the coding sequence GTGAAGCTGGCGGTGAGCACGCTGGGGATGCCCGGCGAAGGGCTCGACCGGGCCGTGGAGATCGCGGCCTTCCACGGCTGCCAGGGCCTTGAGCTGCGCCTGCACCCCGACACGGGGGTGCACGCCGGGCTGGACGCCGCGGGGCGGCGCTCGGTGCGGGCGCGGGTGGCGGCCGCGGGCCTGGAGATCGCGGCTCTGGCCGGATATGTCAGGATCTGCGAGCCGGGCCCCGACGAGCCGGTCACCGAGGCCCTGCTCGCCGACCTGCGCCTGGCCGCCGACCTGGGCGCGCCCGGCGTCCGGGTGTTCCCGCGCGGCGAGGACGCCGCGATCGGCGCCCGCCGGCTGCAGGCCGTCTCCGGGGCCGCCGCCGAGCTGGGCGTGCGGGTGCTGGTCGAGACGCACGACGCCATGGCGACCTGCGCGGCCGTCGCCGGGCTGCTGGACGCGGCCGGCCTGCCCGGCGTCACGGGCGCGATCTGGGACCTGCTGCACCCCTGGCGGCACGGCGAGAGCCCGGCGGACTCGCTCGCCGCGCTCGGCCCGCACCTCGCCTACGTGCAGATCAAGGACGCCGTCTCGGCGGCGGACACCACGCCGGTGCCCCTCGGGACGGGGTCGGTGCCGCTGGAGGAGGCGGGCGCCCTGCTGCGCGCGGCCGGGTACGCGGGCTGGGCGTCGCTGGAGTGGGAGCGGACGTGGTACCCGCACGTCGCGCCGGTCGAGGAGATCCTGCCGGGCGCGGCCGTCTGGGTACGGCGGTTCACCGGCTGA
- a CDS encoding SSI family serine proteinase inhibitor — translation MKRAIGTMALCAAFLACASPAPAQAARPPKGKLKIVVAVKGSPTKGVTLRCSPDGGTHPHPKAACDVLRTYKGDLNGMHVPKANSCGPEVQPYAVVVKGTWNGKKVEWSKGYRNACVMKAAGGALLS, via the coding sequence ATGAAGCGAGCAATCGGCACGATGGCCCTGTGCGCGGCGTTCCTGGCGTGCGCCTCCCCCGCCCCCGCACAGGCGGCGCGTCCTCCCAAGGGCAAGCTGAAGATCGTCGTCGCGGTGAAGGGCTCCCCCACCAAGGGGGTCACCCTTCGCTGCAGCCCCGACGGCGGCACCCACCCGCACCCGAAGGCGGCCTGCGACGTGCTGCGCACGTACAAGGGCGACCTCAACGGGATGCACGTCCCGAAGGCCAACTCCTGCGGCCCGGAGGTCCAGCCGTACGCGGTGGTCGTCAAGGGCACCTGGAACGGCAAGAAGGTGGAGTGGAGCAAGGGCTACCGCAACGCCTGCGTCATGAAGGCGGCGGGCGGGGCGCTGCTGTCCTGA
- a CDS encoding LacI family DNA-binding transcriptional regulator — protein sequence MVTLEDVARQAGVSLATASRVLNGSTRQVGAALRARVEQAADELGYRANIAAQTLARGASNVIGIVVHDLTDPYFAALADGAMRAAATEGLLVMVGTTHRDPEQEIAYVATLNAQRVRAVLLVGSRVADPQVTARLRGELARYRAGGGRAACVGQDLLGVDTVAPANREGAAALARSLAGLGHTRFAVLAGPPHLVTAADRCAGFAGALEELGLPAPQIVPGPFDRDGGHEAARRVDPDVTCVFAVNDVMAVGALAAYREAGTRVPEDVSVAGFDDIVTLRDHVPALTTVRLPLKDMGARALELALGESDGPVVEHVAGEVVLRESVRRLP from the coding sequence GTGGTCACGCTTGAGGACGTCGCCAGGCAGGCGGGCGTCTCGCTGGCGACCGCCTCGCGGGTGCTCAACGGCAGCACCAGGCAGGTGGGCGCGGCGCTGCGGGCCCGCGTCGAGCAGGCCGCCGACGAACTGGGCTACCGCGCCAACATCGCCGCGCAGACGCTGGCCCGGGGGGCGAGCAACGTCATCGGCATCGTCGTGCACGACCTCACCGACCCCTACTTCGCCGCACTGGCCGACGGGGCGATGCGCGCCGCGGCCACCGAGGGCCTGCTGGTCATGGTCGGCACCACCCACCGCGACCCCGAGCAGGAGATCGCCTACGTCGCCACGCTCAACGCCCAGCGCGTGCGGGCCGTGCTGCTGGTCGGCTCGCGCGTGGCCGACCCCCAGGTGACCGCGCGGCTGCGCGGCGAGCTGGCCCGCTACCGGGCGGGCGGCGGCCGGGCCGCCTGCGTCGGCCAGGACCTGCTCGGCGTCGACACCGTCGCGCCCGCCAACCGGGAGGGCGCGGCCGCGCTGGCGCGGTCCCTCGCCGGGCTCGGGCACACCCGCTTCGCCGTGCTGGCCGGGCCGCCGCACCTGGTGACGGCCGCCGACCGGTGCGCGGGCTTCGCCGGCGCGCTGGAGGAGCTGGGGCTGCCCGCGCCGCAGATCGTTCCCGGGCCGTTCGACCGCGACGGCGGGCACGAGGCCGCGCGGCGGGTCGATCCGGACGTCACCTGCGTGTTCGCGGTCAACGACGTCATGGCCGTGGGGGCGCTGGCGGCCTACCGGGAGGCGGGGACGCGGGTGCCCGAGGACGTGTCGGTGGCCGGTTTCGACGACATCGTCACGCTGCGTGATCACGTGCCGGCGCTGACGACCGTGCGGCTGCCGCTCAAGGACATGGGGGCGCGGGCGCTGGAGCTGGCCCTCGGCGAGTCCGACGGCCCAGTGGTCGAGCACGTCGCCGGCGAGGTCGTCCTGCGGGAGAGCGTCCGGAGGCTGCCGTGA
- a CDS encoding alkaline phosphatase family protein — translation MSASKQDKVLVVGMDGLRFDLLAASGVPVLTGLMSTGAYGTSKLPYGEAGAPRTESIGEVVPKSPEPGDGGRAIRSRTDSGPGWSSIATGVWPDKHGVVDNAFTNPYFTKYPDFLTRAKQARPDLVTSAFFSWAALAEHGAFGPAIDHRFVLDGYACDAWSEADEQVAAAAGRHLAEDDPDAVFVYLGDTDEVAHDLGPHCPEYAAALQAQDAHLGRLLDAVRARPSRARERWTVLVTTDHGHVDAGGHGGVSDEERTVFVIAHRLGEDLGGRRLPGPRLVDVGPTALAALGVPIEPSWELDGAPLGP, via the coding sequence ATGTCCGCATCTAAGCAAGACAAGGTCCTCGTGGTCGGCATGGACGGCCTGCGCTTCGACCTGCTGGCCGCCTCGGGCGTCCCGGTCCTGACGGGGCTGATGTCCACCGGCGCGTACGGCACCAGCAAGCTCCCCTACGGCGAGGCCGGCGCGCCGCGCACCGAGTCCATCGGCGAGGTCGTGCCGAAGAGCCCCGAGCCGGGGGACGGCGGCCGGGCGATCCGCTCGCGCACGGACTCCGGCCCCGGCTGGTCGTCCATCGCGACCGGGGTGTGGCCCGACAAGCACGGCGTCGTGGACAACGCCTTCACCAACCCCTATTTCACGAAATATCCGGACTTCTTGACGCGGGCGAAGCAGGCCCGCCCCGACCTCGTGACCTCGGCGTTCTTCTCCTGGGCGGCCCTCGCCGAGCACGGCGCCTTCGGCCCCGCCATCGACCACCGCTTCGTCCTGGACGGCTACGCCTGCGACGCCTGGAGCGAGGCCGACGAGCAGGTCGCCGCGGCGGCCGGCCGCCACCTCGCCGAGGACGACCCGGACGCCGTCTTCGTCTACCTCGGCGACACCGACGAGGTGGCCCACGACCTCGGCCCGCACTGCCCCGAGTACGCCGCCGCCCTCCAGGCCCAGGACGCCCACCTCGGCCGCCTGCTGGACGCCGTCCGCGCCCGCCCGTCCCGTGCCCGCGAGCGCTGGACCGTGCTGGTCACCACCGACCACGGTCACGTGGACGCGGGCGGCCACGGCGGCGTCTCGGACGAGGAGCGCACGGTCTTCGTCATCGCCCACCGCCTCGGCGAGGACCTCGGCGGGCGGCGGCTGCCCGGCCCGCGCCTGGTGGACGTGGGCCCGACGGCCCTCGCGGCGCTGGGCGTGCCGATCGAGCCGTCCTGGGAGCTGGACGGCGCGCCCCTGGGGCCCTGA
- a CDS encoding 3-hydroxyacyl-CoA dehydrogenase NAD-binding domain-containing protein: protein MSNIDNWRSLLSERNPDEVVTKALVRDVQLPGGAGTMALITLDNGFDHTKPNTFGPHGLFALDGALSEIARRTDLAAVGVTGKPFIFAVGADLKGAAALRTREEALAIGALGHHVFRRLGELGVPSFAFVNGAAMGGGLEIALHCTYRTISTGVPAVALPECSLGLVPGWGGTQLLPRLIGPAAAVRLIVENPLAQNRMINGRDAFELGVADAVFEPADFLEESLRWASRVLKGEVTVERAAHDGWEKAVADARFLVDMKLRGASPAPYRALDLIAKAGTASLDEGFAAEDEALADLLMSDELRAGLYSFDLVQRRAKRPAGAPDKALARKVTKIGVVGAGLMASQMALLFARRLEVPVVLTDLDQARLDKGVGYVHAEVDKLLAKGRVSADQANRLKSLVTGSLTKDAFADADFVIEAVFEDLAVKKQVFAEVEAVVPAECVLATNTSSLSLTEMGAGLAHPERLVGFHFFNPVAVMPLLEIIRGAATDDATLATAFAVGRSLKKSSVLVKDAPAFVVNRLLTCFMGEVVAAVDEGTPLEVAEHALDGLGLPMTPFALLQLVGPAVGLHVAETLHEAFPGRFGVSANMAKLVAAGKPGVYRPDFSLDPEAVALFAGGDRPSTAEQVRERVLGALAREIRIMLDEGVVAAPQDIDLCMILGAGWPFHLGGITPYLDRTGIAQPRFLPPGVASLPA from the coding sequence GTGAGCAACATCGACAACTGGCGTTCGCTGCTGAGCGAGCGCAACCCCGACGAGGTCGTGACCAAGGCGCTGGTGCGCGACGTGCAGCTCCCCGGCGGCGCGGGCACGATGGCGCTGATCACCCTCGACAACGGCTTCGACCACACCAAGCCCAACACCTTCGGGCCGCACGGCCTGTTCGCGCTCGACGGCGCGCTGTCGGAGATCGCGCGGCGCACCGACCTCGCCGCCGTCGGCGTCACCGGCAAGCCGTTCATCTTCGCCGTCGGCGCCGACCTCAAGGGCGCGGCGGCGCTCCGCACCCGCGAGGAGGCGCTGGCCATCGGCGCGCTCGGCCACCACGTCTTCCGGCGGCTGGGCGAGCTGGGCGTGCCGTCGTTCGCGTTCGTCAACGGCGCGGCGATGGGCGGCGGCCTGGAGATCGCGCTGCACTGCACGTACCGGACGATCTCCACCGGGGTGCCGGCGGTGGCGCTGCCCGAGTGCTCGCTCGGCCTGGTGCCGGGCTGGGGCGGCACGCAGCTCCTGCCGCGCCTGATCGGCCCGGCCGCCGCCGTCAGGCTCATCGTCGAGAACCCGCTCGCCCAGAACCGCATGATCAACGGCAGGGACGCGTTCGAGCTGGGCGTCGCCGACGCCGTGTTCGAGCCGGCCGACTTCCTCGAGGAGTCGCTGCGCTGGGCGTCCCGGGTGCTGAAGGGCGAGGTGACGGTCGAGCGCGCCGCCCACGACGGCTGGGAGAAGGCCGTGGCCGACGCCCGCTTCCTCGTGGACATGAAGCTGCGCGGCGCCTCCCCCGCCCCCTACCGGGCGCTCGACCTCATCGCCAAGGCCGGGACGGCCTCGCTCGACGAGGGCTTCGCCGCCGAGGACGAGGCCCTCGCCGACCTGCTCATGAGCGACGAGCTGCGCGCCGGGCTCTACTCCTTCGACCTGGTGCAGCGCCGCGCCAAGCGGCCCGCGGGCGCGCCCGACAAGGCCCTCGCCCGCAAGGTCACCAAGATCGGCGTGGTCGGGGCGGGGCTGATGGCCTCGCAGATGGCGCTGCTGTTCGCCCGCCGCCTGGAGGTGCCGGTCGTGCTGACCGACCTCGACCAGGCCCGGCTGGACAAGGGCGTCGGCTACGTGCACGCCGAGGTGGACAAGCTCCTGGCCAAGGGCCGCGTCTCCGCCGACCAGGCCAACCGGCTGAAGTCGCTGGTCACCGGCTCGCTGACCAAGGACGCCTTCGCCGACGCCGACTTCGTCATCGAGGCCGTCTTCGAGGACCTGGCGGTCAAGAAGCAGGTGTTCGCCGAGGTGGAGGCCGTGGTGCCGGCCGAGTGCGTGCTCGCCACCAACACCTCCTCGCTGTCGCTGACCGAGATGGGCGCCGGGCTGGCGCACCCGGAGCGGCTGGTCGGCTTCCACTTCTTCAACCCGGTCGCGGTCATGCCGCTGCTGGAGATCATCAGGGGCGCGGCCACCGACGACGCCACGCTGGCCACCGCCTTCGCCGTCGGCCGGTCGCTGAAGAAGTCGTCGGTGCTGGTCAAGGACGCCCCGGCGTTCGTGGTCAACCGGCTGCTGACCTGCTTCATGGGCGAGGTCGTCGCGGCCGTGGACGAGGGCACGCCGCTGGAGGTCGCCGAGCACGCGCTCGACGGGCTCGGGCTGCCGATGACGCCGTTCGCGCTGCTGCAGCTCGTCGGCCCGGCCGTCGGCCTGCACGTGGCCGAGACGCTGCACGAGGCGTTCCCCGGCCGCTTCGGCGTCTCGGCGAACATGGCCAAGCTGGTCGCGGCGGGCAAGCCCGGCGTGTACCGGCCGGACTTCTCGCTCGACCCGGAGGCGGTGGCCCTGTTCGCGGGCGGCGACCGGCCGTCCACGGCCGAGCAGGTCCGCGAGCGGGTGCTCGGCGCGCTCGCCAGGGAGATCCGGATCATGCTGGACGAGGGCGTGGTGGCCGCGCCCCAGGACATCGACCTGTGCATGATCCTCGGGGCCGGCTGGCCGTTCCATCTGGGTGGCATCACGCCTTATCTGGACAGGACGGGCATCGCCCAGCCGCGCTTCCTTCCTCCCGGTGTGGCTTCCCTGCCGGCCTGA